The genomic window atgaaagaaaataatataaaataaaataaaataaagaaaacctaTTATTTAATCCATCCGgatgaaattgggtgttgacacataCGAGTTAAGATCCGTATGTATATATCGGTCGATAATaaccatttttcttgtagtacCAGATTAACtcattaataacaattttaatccATACAGATTgattagaaatagaaatatcACTTTCATTCATATTCAAAATTAAGTACAATTAACCTTATCAAAATAAATGACATGTAATGccattcattacaaaacaagCCAATAAactaaagacaaaataaaacagacaagaaaaactcaatacaAAGACTTTAACACCCTAATCTGAGTCAGACATTTCCATAGAATCCTCCTCATTGGACTCATCATCCTCATCTGATTCCTCTATTGACGTGGAGCTTTCCACATAATTCTTgataatttctttcatttttcgtTCCATACGCTTCACTGATTTCTTCATCTTGTTAGTTTTCTCAGATGAccttttgaattttctcattACAAATTTCTCAAACTCATATTTTAGGGTAAAGGAAACAGAGTCATTATTAGAGTCAAATACCTCATCTTTATCTGTGGTTTGAGTTTGAACGTCACTAAATACCCATCCTAAGGCACTTTTATAATCTCACTAAAAAAGATATCACTCTTCATAGCATAAAACAAAATctcatataaacttcttcacAACTCCTCAATTCCTTTCCATTACCATTATAGATGCCCTCATGAAGAAGATATACACCAAAGTAAAGGAAACAAAACAACTGCATCCAATCAAAAGTTGTGGGTACAATAATAAAGCATTCACCACGAAAATGACACCATATTTCCCACATCAAAAGTATGTTCAGCAATACAGAAATTCAGAATGTCATATAATTAAGTGGATATtggaataaaataatgttttcaagGAGTGGAAAAGCCAACAAtatacaaaacaacaaaatttaataacaagtTCAGCCCACCTCAGATTACTTCCACAAAAGATCAAGTTTATTCTACATGTCTTCAAGGATCCTTTTAAGATTAGCTTCCTCCGCCTTCACGTGTTcctagaaaaaaagaaatacagattaaaaaattaactcagCACTTGCAGTAACTTGCTTATGAAATATTTAAGACTAGTGCCTACTAAATAAAATGTTCAATTGTTATGAGTAAGGTTGtcaaactcgagagtttacgTAAATTCGTGAGAGTCCagtaaactcgactcgtaaactttgtatgaaaaaaaatataaataacatcctaattcaaataagataacaaaattatataaattgaaatacataagttcatagaaatattgttcataaaaatataatgtaaaacataaattgaaatgtcAAAGTCTGTATGCCTAATCCCCATACTCTAATAATGGCATCATCATCTCCATCATCATCCTCGTATAACTCTTCCTCTGATGAATGTTGTACATCCTCATTGTTCCCAAATGTTATGTTATCAAGATCAAGAGCATCTAGTACAGGATCTGTTGTTGCTTTATCTAAGTGAACATTCTCACTATCATTTTCACCTTCAACTTGAtcaatctcaacaacatcatttGTCTCTTCAGCTATCCATTCATCATCTGATTCTATGTCATAAAATGGAAGAGCCATAGTTTTTCGAATTTGTCTACTTTTCAGCTTGGAGTTATACATCACATAATCCTTCTCTTTGTATGaacctaaaatgaaatataatatttttagtgaagatataaacataataaaggaatttataaattaaaaataatttaaattaccatTTCAAATGAACTCCAATTACGCTCGCATCCAGAAGAACTACAAGTCAAGCTTAGAATTCGAATAGCAAATCGCTTCAACTCTGGAGTTCCATCACTAAACATGTCCCACCATTCCCCAGGATTTAACTCTTTCCTACACTCTTTTGCATCTTCCATTCCAAACAATCCTCTAGCATtatgaaattcaacaatttgtaaattaatttttcttctttttgccaTGTCTAGTATCAATCTTCTCATGCAAAAATACAATCCTTTTTTCACCTCTCCACCATCATTAGATCTAAAGTTAGGTTCATAGTGGAAATGAGGGTTCAGAAAATAGGTAGCTACATGCAAAGGCCTATGAAGTTAATTATCCCATCGAGCATCAATTATTCTCCAAGCATAAGAGGGGCAGTAGCTTTCAAGCATGTGGAGACATTCTTCCAAAATCGGCTATCTAATACTACATGTGCTACTTTTCTCCCCTCTTGTAAAGTTCCAAACTTGCTTGCCTTCAATTCCTCAGAACTGAACACAGTCAACAACGATGTCTTCAATTCATGAAGACAAGCAAGAGTTAAATAAGCCGTGGCAAATCTAGTCACACCCGGTCATATAAGGTCTCTACCttagtaaactttttcaaaaaggaAATCAACATTGATCTCCCATAAATGTAAGTggtaatttttctttccttcttaaTGGTCAATTCATGGACCTTCAAAATCTTCGAATATCAAATCAATGCAATGTGCTGCACATGGAGTCCATTacaatttttccctcttttgcATCAACAACTCTTCGGCTGCCTTGAAATTTGCAGCATTATCAGTGACAACTTGAACAACATTTTCTTCTCCAACaaactcaacaacatcatccaacattttgaaaactttatcaACTATTTTTGAAATGTCTGAAGTGTCAAGTGAATAAAGAAAAACCGTCCCTCTAGGACTATTCACCAAGAAGTtgcaaataaaatgtttttttctatCCGCCCAACCATCAGACATAATTGTACATCCAGTTTTCTTCCACTCCTTATATTCCTCAAGATTTGCATCAGTTTTCTTCACAGCTTGTTTCAAGAGCTTCTCTCTAATATCATGATAAGATTGTGGTTTGTATCCAACTCCATACTTACCAATCACTTCACACGTCTTTGCAAATGCTGGATTTCTAATTACATTAAAAGGAATGGGACTAGTGTAAAAGAATTCAGCAACTTCAgcatcaacttcttctttgtaTCCTTCTTTCATCATTTGATTTATAGTTGCTTGAACTCCCCCCTTACTAGTAGtagaaactttttcttttcctttaaaacTGAATACATTGTGTCCTCCTTCAAGACTCTCACTTTCTTCCTCGTCTTCACCgatatttatctttcttttttttaaatgaagcaTTCTTAGCTTCTGCaactatttttatcatcaaattttttatttcatccgaAATAGAAGCACAAGGTTCAAAATCTTCTCTAGTTGCAGAAGGATGATGCTTAAATCTAAATATGCCTCCACTTACAATCTTTGAGCAATAATTGCATTTCACTTTTCTTCCATTGCCATTAACATCAAATCCATGTTTCCATCCAATATCAGATCGATTTCCCGGAGCATTTTTACTTATACTTCTAATTGATGAAGATACACTTGGATTAACTTCTCCTGAACTTGATGCGTTTCCCGACATAGTGAGATAAGCTTTTTcactacaaatataaaaaataaaatgtccaaaagtttaaaaatattgtggtagcacaatttttttaacagtgCAGTGTGCAAaactttattttggaaaaaaattaaaaggaatgaTGCACTGTAGTGTTGTAAAGTGGTGCAAtgcttgtaaaaaaaattactattaaaatatatgttgcaGTTGTAAAACAAAACATCATTAAAATATGTGTTGCAGTGCTACGAATGAACCccacataaaattattataaaaatatatgttgtagtGCCTGTAACATCAACTCAacttaaaatcattaaaataatatatgttgcAGTACCCGTGAACCCAAAGTATAGTTGCAGTGccataaaaatgtttaaaaaatatgttgttgGCCCGTGACATCAACTCatctcaaaatcaataaaaaaaatacatgttgcAGTGCTTGTGAGTTCCAGTGCCATAaaagtgtttaaaatatatgttgtagTGCCCGTGAACCCACATTTCATATTTTAGTGATAGAGGGTTTGCACTTACAGAACCCACAAGGATGAGAACGAAGGTGCGACGGAGGCGAGGTCGAACGTCGAGATCAACAGCGCGATGGAGGCTGAGTTCGAACCTTAAGATCGACGGCGTGACAGACTACGAACCTGATGAACGAGGAAGCGACGAAGGGAGAGATGAACGAGATAGAAAGCGAGAGTGCgagaaagaagatgaacaaTGAAAACCAAGATTAACAGTGAGTGAATCTTTTAAAAAGCCTAATGTGATGCGTCTTAAAAACGTAGTCGTTTTGTGTTTTCGAATTTTTTTCCAAGCTCGCAAAATCAGAACCAAACTCGTGAATTTAGGCGAGTTTAGCGAGTCAACAATCGACTCTACCGATCTTACTCTAAAAACGAGTTTGCTTACGAGTTAACTCGAAAGCATTGTCTGAACTCGTAAACTCGACCGAGTTAACAAGTTAACTCACGTTTTCCCCATGGTTATGAGTATATCATATGTAGAACTAAAATAATAGCATATATAAGATGAATGAAGCCAATTTTAACCTGATCAAAAACAGCAAGTTGTTTTACAGCCTTTGCAATTTGCTCCTGGTTTTGCTTATCCCATTATTTCGTTCTTTGACACtcaatgagttaaacaatgcaagctctCACcttagagaagaaaacccaaaactatTAATAACACAAGTATATAgttaaaataagaacttcgatatgagagagtttcaaaaggattacatcgttccccaacaacaaagggtttaactcaccattgtcatggtgaaactatatgaattgaatggaaagaatgagatgataaaccctagatttggtagacTGGAGCTGTTGCACCCAAAATCCTCCttcaaggggtgaaaagagtgttctGACGTCTTTCTCTGCAAAAAGATACATACTCTGGGTCgtctgggtctatttataacacagaaaagtaacagaattttggcccaggcccataagtacagcgctcaacggtaggtgcgatACTCCACTAAGAAGCTTAGCATTGACGCTCAGGCGTCCTGCCGTATTGAACTAAAGATGCTAGCGCTCAGCGATGGATCTTGGGGCTCAGCGGTAGGGACAGTTCTTCATTTTCCCCTCAGTGTTGACGCTTAAGCGTTGGACTGTGGCTTTTTCCATGAAGTTGGCGCTCAGTGGTGAAATTGGGGCTCAGTGGTGGGTGCAATTCTtcttttgcaccttttttctttctttcttgtgttcaactccttccttcttcactttccatcctttaattctcattaaatcctgtcaaaacaatataaaaccaagcataatatctctaaaaccacctttgactctcttgtaaactaacttaagtgttttgcatgattttaagctcattctaagtcataaagggtgtgttttgatattaatttcaagtaataaaataacggtttttagaccgttatcacaaccccaaacttagaactttgtttgtcctcaagcaaacaaaacaaaacttaactTTCCACCcatcatcaaaatggttcaacactttcaaaactCATTGTTCCATAAtaagtaattactcaattcagcttttcaatggaatctcatcaagatgcacacatgctttaATTCATTCCAACTCACATaatgttcacataatcatataatctcCAAGAGATGCTATTCTTATGAATGATCATtcaactaagcacaaatgtaatcatgaatttaagaaattgtttccaagcaaagtgtttcacttaatcactcaagtgtttcaggaggtcactccttccctctactatccacatgtcacatagaacaaattTGCCTTTCATCTATTACAATCAATATTCTTACACataaatgccatcacaaggacttttcaaggcttataatgaggttgggctaacaagaaaaattggtttttctagattgcaaaatccttgagttaagagagttattcaacattcatagttcaagcaccaACTATCTTTCAACCAATCtgactcattcccaacttttccctttttcttttacttttgcattgagcttatctttcatgcttttcttttgtttttcttttccatctttttcatgctttttcattcaacacattagcttaatgcttttcttttgccttcCAATTCTCAAAAGGTTTTCAACGTGTTTCGGGCTAAGGTTAAAAAAGGGTAGAACGcatggttctctttactttgggcgaaaatttggctaagtaagggcttccaaaaatggccttgatcatatgacacaaacatgtaattcaatcaatcataaaaactcaggcaaaatcattcatgctctaaaatgaatagaaaatatatcaattaagcactctggagctcaaaaacctcacacaactatACTCACTCAACAGCTCAAATATCAATCATACAccttgcttagcatcataatcacaatcataactcatcatgcattcgttcacacagcttgtgaacAATTCCCCTATATATAAGCATGTAAAggaatctcaatcatcatccatatCAAACATCATTAAGCATACTCATCATGCAATTaacaagtcaaaccatcatcaaaTAAGGTGTTCAAGCAAGTATCATaaaacctacactactcaacaaaattcaacctattctaaaagttcaaattacagagcataataagaaaaagaatccttgggttgcctcccagtaagcacTTGTtcaatgtcacgagcctgacccaaacctttctagcattTGTCAGTGAGTGCAGCTCCTTCCATCATCCTTCAGTAGACGTACCTTCCTGTACTCCTTAGTAAGTACATAAAATTTTTAGCTTCCCTTAGTAGAAGGTTCCCAATAATAAAAACTGTTCATAATTACATaaccaagatttaaaaatttaagcataagaaaataatgttattggatcactgggttgcctcctagtaagcgctctttttatgtcactagcttgacacAATAAGGCTCACGTCTCCTCTTCTATGTTGATGTCTTCGTCACACCAACTCATCATTTGCCTCTTATCCACCTTCTTGACTCTTTTGTAGTATGgatctttaatttctacaacTTCGTTCTTTCTGTGGCTCTTTACcatccatttctttttcttatatctcACCCATGAACCGGATTGGAATGATGCGTCCTCCAAGTCAATGTGGATTGTGCCTCCTTTATcaacatcttcttcttcttgtacctacaaaacattacaattattATCATTGTTAGCACATTTAGATCCCTTACTTGAAGCATCTTTCTTTGAAGCTCTATATTTGGCCCTCTTTTGTATTCGTGTAAGCTTCTCTTCAAAACCAGTATAAATCAACTTGCTTTCTTGGTCCTTCAACATAACCATCTCATCATGGATACTAATAACCACTTTGGCCATTTTCATGAATGGCCTCCCCAGAATCCACGGAATCATCTCATTAGCCTCCATTTCCATCACgataaaattgacaaaaaattcAAGATGTTTGACACAAATGACCACATCGTCCACCACACCAGCAGATCTCTTCGAAAATCCATccgtcaccaccacagaaagaTTATATGGCTTCAATGTTATCCCACCAATGTTTTTCAGTAAAGATAGGGCATCAAGTTAATACCAGACCCATAATCTAGCAAAGCTCTCCTTACATCAACATCTCCAATGGCGCATGGAATAGTAAGacttcctggatccttcatcttAGGCGGATGCTTCGTCTTCTTAGGATGATTACAACCTTcctttttctcaatttcttccttttcaaGATCTATAACTTCTCCAAGATAGTACTTTATACGCTTGGAATAAACAGGAAGTTGGTGGAGTACTTCAGTTGAAGGCATAATGATCTTCATCTGATTAAAAATCTCTCTAAAGTGCccacaatttctttcttttctctcttctcctctCAAATAAGACAAatctctctcattttctctatttttttctttcatctcctCTTCCTCATCCTCACTACTCGCCaactcaataatttctttttccactcCTTTTTGACTTATGCTCACCACAACTTTGcaatcttctttagggttaacatcagtattagtcctaaattgattcttttcCGTGACATCCACCCTTTTTGAGAGTTGgccaatttgcatctccaaagtCCGAAAATTGGCTTGGTGACTCTTATAATGAGAGTCATACACCTTGAAGAATTTCTCTAATTTCTCATCCAAACCTCTGACGTGTTCAATCCGACTAGCCACTTGTAGCCATAAGGGTGATTGTTGTGGTTTGTTGAAAAGGCCTCCAGTCTGCCCAGATGGATTCCTCTagctttgcccaatactagggtgattcttccaactttagttaaaattaccttggttagagttaccCTGACGATATTGGAATTGATTACCCATAAAATTAGCCTCTTCTTGTGCCTCTTCAGGTAAAGCACATtaaccattaatatggtcaccaccacagaaatcacagagttgttgtgcttgagaaatATTCCTTATCTCCTTGGGAAGTTGAGCAATAATCTTTGACAAGTTATCTAGCTGCTGAGTTAGGAGTTTGTTTCGAGCTAGCAGTGCATTTTCAGTGGGCAATTGGAGAACTCCCCTCTTTTGAACTGtcacgcccctttcactatgagtCTCATTTTCGTTTGCAGCCATAGTTTCCATCAACTCATATGCTTCTTCATCAGTCTTCATCTTAATATttcctccagctgaggcatcaaCATAAGCTTGGACTGAGTCCCATGACCTCCTAGGAACGTGAGAACCAATGTTATTCTATCAAAACCATGTACAGGCATCTTTCTCAGTAAACCTTTGAACTTGTCCCATGCCTGTCCTAGAGtcttgataacggttgaaaaactgttattttcatacttaattttgatattaaatcacaccctttatggcttagaattagcttgaaatcacacatttttattaagttagagaataagagagtcaaagtgggttttcttggttttatgcttggtttcccttgattttgtaggtttttggaatgaattgaaagaaaggttgaagatcaaatggttgcagtgtagaaaagtcaactagaatgtagaaaagtcaaccagtcaaccagaaaagtcaaccagttgaccagaatgttgacCAAACCGTTGAGCGGCAGTTGTGGCCCCTGAGCGGTGGCGCTGAGCTCCAGAATTGACCGTTGAGCGTTGGGAACGCGGATCTGGACCTGTTTTCAGCgattttatgatctgtttgggcttgggcttaaattctgttactttttttttctataaatagacccagtgtgatttccaaagtaatcttttggccagcAGAGACGTCCCGagttgttctacacaccttggaggaggttccttggacgCTTAGGCTcaaatctaccaaatttagggtttattcttccattctttcattatttttcatctagattcaccatgtcaatggtgaactaaaccctaggttgttggggaacaatgtaatcttttgaaactctcttatatcaaaattcttatcttctttatatgcttgcatatgcttactttatcaaNNNNNNNNNNNNNNNNNNNNNNNNNNNNNNNNNNNNNNNNNNNNNNNNNNNNNNNNNNNNNNNNNNNNNNNNNNNNNNNNNNNNNNNNNNNNNNNNNNNNNNNNNNNNNNNNNNNNNNNNNNNNNNNNNNNNNNNNNNNNNNNNNNNNNNNNNNNNNNNNNNNNNNNNNNNNNNNNNNNNNNNNNNNNNNNNNNNNNNNNNNNNNNNNNNNNNNNNNNNNNNNNNNNNNNNNNNNNNNNNNNNNNNNNNNgggaggctagagatagcaagccagtaattggtaataggctcttttcgccaaaagattgggtttaggg from Vigna radiata var. radiata cultivar VC1973A unplaced genomic scaffold, Vradiata_ver6 scaffold_369, whole genome shotgun sequence includes these protein-coding regions:
- the LOC111240829 gene encoding uncharacterized protein LOC111240829; its protein translation is MLHLKKRKINIGEDEEESESLEGGHNVFSFKGKEKVSTTSKGGVQATINQMMKEGYKEEVDAEVAEFFYTSPIPFNVIRNPAFAKTCEVIGKYGVGYKPQSYHDIREKLLKQAVKKTDANLEEYKEWKKTGCTIMSDGWADRKKHFICNFLVNSPRGTVFLYSLDTSDISKIVDKVFKMLDDVVEFVGEENVVQVVTDNAANFKAAEELLMQKREKL